The Mesobacillus boroniphilus region CTTCTTTATTTGATTTCTTTTCTAACAACCACGAAGCACCGAGTGACAAAGAATCCCCTAAATCATGTATCGCATCCGCAACAATCGCAATACTTCCGGTAAGAATGCCTCCGATTATTTCTATGACGGTAAAACCAGCATTTAATAAGAATGCAAGCCGCATTCTCTTGCTAGTTTTGGTATCTTGCTTCATATCATCACTCCTGTTTCCTACTTTCCCTCAGGAGAAATAACGAAACTGGTAACAAAAAAACCTGATCACTCAATGATCAGGTTTTGGGAGTTATTTTTCAGGAATGACCGCTTCTGTTAATGCTCCTTCAAGCTCTAAAGTGAAGACTTCCGTTTGCTGGTCATTCCAACCGAATTGCTCCCGCATGAAATTGATGACATTTTCCTTAAAGTTATGGACCAAGTGGATGTCGAACAAGATAGCTCCTGTGCGTCTGTTGAAAAAGTCGATAGGAGTTGTTGCCGCTTCGAACTGGATCCCATAAACCAGCTTTGCAAATAACTCCAAGGGCAAACCATATTTGTCTGCCTCCTCCTTATGAGTGGAAGCAAGCTCGAATACGATTGGAGTGTTGGATCCATACTGGTAGGCCAGGCGGCGTGCTTCTTTTTTTGAGAAGCCAGCCTTTATGCCTTCTTCCAGCTGTTTCTCGACGTATTGATCAAAGTTTGCTGAACCTCCGACATCTCCGCCGGAAATCGGCAAATTCTTCGTCTGGCAGGCAGGGAAGCTGAGTCCTTCTTCTTTGGCTAATTTTTCAGCAAGCAGGTCAACAATCGTTTCTGCCATTTTACGATAGCCAGTCAACTTGCCGCCGGCGATCGTGATCAGGTGTGAATCAGATTCCCAGATCTCGTCTTTCCTTGAGATTTCAGAAGGGGCTTTGCCTTCCTCATGAATCAGCGGCCTAATACCTGCCCAGCTCGATTCTACATCTTGTTCCGTGACAATGACGTCCGGGAACATATATTGAATAGCTTTAAGGAGATAGCTTCTGTCTTCTTCCGTCATACCTGGGTTTATGGGGTCTTCATTGTAGAATGTATCTGTTGTTCCAACATATGTTTTGCCGTCGCGCGGAATCGCGAATACCATCCGGCCATCGGGCGTATCGAAATAAATCGCTTGCTTGAGCGGGAAGCGTGATTGGTCAATGACGATATGGACACCCTTCGAAAGCTTCAGGGTTTTCCCTATTTTCGAATCATCCATCTCCCGGATGCTGTCAACCCAAGGACCGGTTGCATTGACGGCTTTTTTGGCATGTACTTCATATTCCTCGCCTGTTAAAAGGTCCTCGACCAGTACTCCTGAGACAATCCCGTTATTATATTTCAAGTTTTTAACTTTGGAATAGTTCAATGCCGTTGCACCTTTTTCAACAGCCTGCTTCAAGACTTCGATGGTAAGGCGGGCATCATCGGTACGATATTCAACATAATAACCGCCACCCTTCAATCCATCTTTTTTTACAAGTGGCTCTTTTGCCAGTGTTTCAGTTGCGTTAAACATTTTTCTGCGCTCGGCTTTTTTTACGCCTGCTAAAAAGTCATACACCCTTAGGCCGATTGACGTGCTGAAGCTGCCGAAAGTTCCGCCTTTATGGAATGGAAGAAGCATCCATTCAGGTGTCGTGACGTGCGGGCCGTTTTCATAGACAATGGCCCGTTCCTTGCCGACTTCAGCGACCATTTTTACTTCGAATTGCTTAAGATAACGCAGGCCGCCGTGCACAAGTTTTGTTGAACGGCTTGAGGTGCCTGCCGCAAAATCCTGCATTTCCAATAGGGCAATATTCATTCCTCTTGTAGCAGCATCAAGCGCGATCCCAGCGCCGGTAATGCCGCCGCCAATGACAAGGACATCGAATGCCTCTTTTTTCAGTTTCGCGACTATATGTTTACGATCGAGATTTGAGAATCTCATAGGATACGCCTCCTTAATATGAAAAAAAGAGAGACCACAAACAACATTATCGCCCTAAAGCCGAAATGTTATCGTGGTCTCTCCAGTTCTCCTACCCGATTTATTAACTTATAATCATTATATCACAGACATCTGAAATTTTCATATGTCGGATTCTTGAATTTTCCATAAATTGCTTTTGGATGTAGTAATGGCAGTGGCGCCGGCATCCAAAGCGTTTTTCACTTCCTCAGGTGTCCGGATAAGGCCTCCTGCAAAAATTGGGATATTAACCCGTTCCGTGACCTCCCTGATCATCCAAGGCATGGCTCCTGGTAAAACTTCAATATAGTCAGGACGAGTTTTTTCGATGAGTTTGTAGCTTTTTTCGAGAGCGTGGGAATCAATCAGGAAGACCCTCTGTACTGCGATTACCCCTTTTTGCTTCGCCTTTAAAATGACACTGGACTTGGTTGAAATCAGCCCGTAAGGCTTATACTCCTGACAAATATATTCCGTCGAAAAATCATCACTCTTCAAACCCTGAATCATATCTACATGATAAATCATTTTTTTGCCGTACCGTTTCGCCATTGAATGGATATTTTTCAATTGGGCGATATGCACTTCCAGCATGACGCCAATCTCAAAAGGACTTTGAAGAAAATGTTCAAATTCCTTCATGTTCGAAGAGGCGGGCAAGATTTTTTGGTCCAAGAGGATCCCTTCCTTAAAACAGATTATCCATTATCTTAACATAGGCTGATTAATGCTTTCTATTTAGGCTGAAAAAAATCCCAATCAGAATGATGGCTGATAAGACATACGATGTAGTACTTACAGACGGGAGGGAGGCAGCGTTTTTTAAACCGATTCCAATTATGGCCCAGATGAATACGAGAGGATAGATACGATCCTTATTTTTAAAGGTGAAATAAAGAGCTAGGAGTGTCGCAATCACTAGCATGATGATCGCCCAGGCAACATCCGAAAACCCGAATCCATTCCAGCCAATATGCTTCAAGTAATAGCTGATATTGGCAATTGTCGCAACGCTGATCCAACCGAGGTAGACTGAAAACGGGAACAAATCCCAAAATGAAGTGTTTTCATTTTTGATGACATGATAAAGCTTGATGAGAGTAAGCAGCAAGCCGATCATTACACACACCGTTAACAGGAAAAACTCATAATGCCATAAAAGAATCCAGGCAATGTTAAGGGCGGAGCTCAGCAAATAAAACGGAGTGGCTTTTTTGTAAACCGGCAAGTTTCTTCTTGAAGAAGGGAACTGCCTGATTGTCCAAATAAACAATAAAAAATAGATCAGTCCCCATATTCCAAAAACATAGCCAGCGGGGGTGAAAAGCACATTCAGCTTATCAGAGATTTCGCCGGTTGTCTGCCCGTTAATCGGAAGGATATTTGCCAGCGCATTGACCAATACGACTAGAATTGTAGCAAGCAGATTAACAATAAAACGTCCCATTCTATCCCTCTCTTTCGTTAAGGCGTTTTGTTCATACTATTCCACTTCTAATAAGTCCATAACCACTTTTAGCAGTTGGGGGAGGAGGTAAAA contains the following coding sequences:
- a CDS encoding TspO/MBR family protein; translated protein: MGRFIVNLLATILVVLVNALANILPINGQTTGEISDKLNVLFTPAGYVFGIWGLIYFLLFIWTIRQFPSSRRNLPVYKKATPFYLLSSALNIAWILLWHYEFFLLTVCVMIGLLLTLIKLYHVIKNENTSFWDLFPFSVYLGWISVATIANISYYLKHIGWNGFGFSDVAWAIIMLVIATLLALYFTFKNKDRIYPLVFIWAIIGIGLKNAASLPSVSTTSYVLSAIILIGIFFSLNRKH
- a CDS encoding glycerol-3-phosphate dehydrogenase/oxidase, which codes for MRFSNLDRKHIVAKLKKEAFDVLVIGGGITGAGIALDAATRGMNIALLEMQDFAAGTSSRSTKLVHGGLRYLKQFEVKMVAEVGKERAIVYENGPHVTTPEWMLLPFHKGGTFGSFSTSIGLRVYDFLAGVKKAERRKMFNATETLAKEPLVKKDGLKGGGYYVEYRTDDARLTIEVLKQAVEKGATALNYSKVKNLKYNNGIVSGVLVEDLLTGEEYEVHAKKAVNATGPWVDSIREMDDSKIGKTLKLSKGVHIVIDQSRFPLKQAIYFDTPDGRMVFAIPRDGKTYVGTTDTFYNEDPINPGMTEEDRSYLLKAIQYMFPDVIVTEQDVESSWAGIRPLIHEEGKAPSEISRKDEIWESDSHLITIAGGKLTGYRKMAETIVDLLAEKLAKEEGLSFPACQTKNLPISGGDVGGSANFDQYVEKQLEEGIKAGFSKKEARRLAYQYGSNTPIVFELASTHKEEADKYGLPLELFAKLVYGIQFEAATTPIDFFNRRTGAILFDIHLVHNFKENVINFMREQFGWNDQQTEVFTLELEGALTEAVIPEK
- a CDS encoding glycerol-3-phosphate responsive antiterminator: MDQKILPASSNMKEFEHFLQSPFEIGVMLEVHIAQLKNIHSMAKRYGKKMIYHVDMIQGLKSDDFSTEYICQEYKPYGLISTKSSVILKAKQKGVIAVQRVFLIDSHALEKSYKLIEKTRPDYIEVLPGAMPWMIREVTERVNIPIFAGGLIRTPEEVKNALDAGATAITTSKSNLWKIQESDI